The genomic window GTCCATGGTTGGCTGCCAAAAGAAGAGATAAGAAATgagaaacttaaaataataaaaccctaAAGATTCTTAAATagagaataaagaaaaataaagatataATATCTTAAAAGTAAATGCACCACATTCAATAAAGTTTATAAATGTACCTGATCTTCCCACACCCATTCAGTTATGTCTTCTAATGGTTTGACAACATCTGCGTATGtggtcctataatattccacagtataGTAAGGAGCACAATAGTTGTTCAACCAATAAAATAAATGTGTCAGTACTATGGACAATACTACAATAAAGTGCATGAATAATACAAAGAACTTACTCTTTCCAGTTGGGCCTTAGCAGCTTCAATGCACATACAACATGTTGACAAGGGAATCCCCTTAGCTGCCATTGCAAACAAGTGCATTGCTTGCCTACAAtattcactgtgaagattttcttggtgatcACATTAGTTACCAAATAAATTTGTCCAACGACACTGCCTTCTGCATCGAACTTACCAACCAAGTCAAgcattttatttattaatttaacAGCAGCAGGGACCAATCCATTTTCATCCCACTTAGCAGATTCTTCCCTTCTCTTAAAGAACAAACCCATTACTAACTGACCATACATCATGCCTAGTTGAATTATAGGTTTATCTCTCATATTAGAAGCCATGGAATTAAAAGATTCAGAAAAATTATTATTCATATGCTCACAACAGCTAATGGGATCAAAATAGGCCCTAGACCAAATACTTGGATCTTCTTTCCTAAGATATTCACCAGCATCAGCATTTTCTTTGCATATGCTGTCAAAGTGCTCTTACATTGCAAATAAATCACAATTATATATAACCTACAAACTAACAATCAAAAAATATGGAAGTTTTCTGACAAGAGGCACAAACCTGAAAATGCTTTACTTTGTAAGCTTTGCATGCATTCCACAATGAACTGTGCAAGGTGGGTCCTTGTAGTACTTCTTGAAGTTCTTGTATAAGTGCCTACATATGCAAATAAATAGTTAGTTCTTGAACCAATAGAATACATACATAATGTAAAACAGGGGATTAAATTTACTTACCTGAAACAATACCTAACTCTTGCACCAGGGAAAACCTTAGGAACAGCTTCCAACAAGCCTTTCTGCCTATCAGAAATAAAAGTAATTCTGCCAGCATGATGTGCATTGATCATTGGAGCTAAGTCCTTGAGGAATCCAGTCCAGTTCTCCTTAGTTTCACTCTGACAGGCCTTAATGCCTAAAGGAACAAGATTGTTCTGACCATCAAGTGATGTTGCAGCCATTAGAACACCACCACGCTTTCCAGTTAGATGGCATGCATCTAACCCTATGACTGATCTTCCAGATTTCTTCCATCTTCTCATTAGTGCAGCAAAAGAAATAGTCATGCTCATGAATGCCTTATCTGCAAATTAAGTAACCAAACTATGTCACTATTTGAGCATAACATACAAATAAATAAGAAGTATTCAGCTAATGCATACCTTTTTTTTCCATAAGTGTATTTAGAAACAGACCCTGGATTTGTATGAGCCACCATTGCACAAAAGATGGGTACATCATTTTATATGTCTTCATAATTACCAAACAAATCTTCTAAAATAAGATTTCTTGCCTTCCATGCAAAAATATATGGTATGTTGATGCTATGAGTAACAAAAAAGTCCCTTGCAATGTGTCCAGGCTTTGGAATTAAGGCCCCAGCTGTCTGCTTTAGCTTATCATGTACAACCTCTTTCACAAACTCAGGATCTGCAGATCTGTTAAAACTCTTTGGATTACCAACACAAGTATGTTCTAGATTTACCTTCCTAACAATAAAAGTGGAATCATGCCTTTTTATGCTATTCACAAACCAGTTACAACCATACTCTTCCCTAAACCTACAACTGACTCTTAGCCTTTTTTTGTCACTCTTATATGTCTTGTATTGACAATTTTGTTTTACACAGTAACCTCTAAGATGTTTCTTAAATGCCTTCTTGTCATTAAAATCATACTTTACCACAATCTTCGTAGGATCAACAGGAGCAACCTCTTCTTCTTCAAGGAATaaaggttcttcttcttcatcattggGCATACTAAAGTCTTGTTTCTATTTCTGGTAATTAAACTCTGGTATGGCATCTGTATCATCAATTACTTCAGGACCATCTTCTTTATCCTTACTCCCACAATCATTAGAAACTGCAATCAACAAACAACATCAAAGTGTTagtaaattttaaaaaataaacaataacaaaTTATAAACACTAAAACCCCTTAATACTTCCATACCTTCTtcattgtcttcttcttcttcttcactactgCTTGAATCGGTTCTTTCATCTCCAACTTTATATGTCTTGACAATgtcttcatattcaatatcattctCTTCATCACTGTCAAAAATTGGTGGAGCATCTGGGTCTTCAATGGGGGTGACAGTCATCTACATTTGTGTTCTCTAGCACCACATTCTCCTCCTCTTCATCACTGTTGAACCCTGCATCATTGTTTTTCACTGCATCACTGTTATTCACTACATCACTATTGTTCACTGTATCAACCCAGTAATCATGATTGAAGGTCTTAGTCACTTGAATTGGTACACTGCTTGAACCAACAACACTGGCTTGACTAAGGCAAGAATAACCTTGAGATTCCACTTTAGTTAGCAGATCCATGAACAATTGCCTAGCTACTCCTCCATTtaagttttccttctctgattgAGCTTTCAACCTTTGTGACCTCCTTACACCTTCTCCATTCTTTTCTTGATTTCTCCTCATAGACTTTTCCTTTGAAACTGGCCTCTTAGCAATCTTATTAGGGGACTTCTTCGGAGTCTCATCAATTGCAATTAACAATGACAAGCGCAAACATATAAACCCTTTCTCATCAGGTACAGCATGCTCCCAAAACTTAAACAAGTCCTCATTTGATTCCAAAACCTCAGCCAAACATGGGTCTGTAGTCCAATATAAACTAGGAATTTTCTTCTCATTAAGGCGCAACTTAACACACAACATCTTCTCAAATTCCTTGAGGTCAATTCTTTCTCTATCCATGTGAGGGAATAACAATGTCAGTTGCCTGTTTTCAACAAACACGCTGATGTCTCTATATGGATAATATATTTCATCACTGCATCATAAGTAACAATGAAACAATTC from Papaver somniferum cultivar HN1 unplaced genomic scaffold, ASM357369v1 unplaced-scaffold_19, whole genome shotgun sequence includes these protein-coding regions:
- the LOC113338559 gene encoding uncharacterized protein LOC113338559; amino-acid sequence: MPNDEEEEPLFLEEEEVAPVDPTKIVVKYDFNDKKAFKKHLRGYCVKQNCQYKTYKSDKKRLRVSCRFREEYGCNWFVNSIKRHDSTFIVRKVNLEHTCVGNPKSFNRSADPEFVKEVVHDKLKQTAGALIPKPGHIARDFFVTHSINIPYIFAWKARNLILEDLFDKAFMSMTISFAALMRRWKKSGRSVIGLDACHLTGKRGGVLMAATSLDGQNNLVPLGIKACQSETKENWTGFLKDLAPMINAHHAGRITFISDRQKGLLEAVPKVFPGARVRYCFRHLYKNFKKYYKDPPCTVHCGMHAKLTNICKENADAGEYLRKEDPSIWSRAYFDPISCCEHMNNNFSESFNSMASNMRDKPIIQLGMMYGQLVMGLFFKRREESAKWDENGLVPAAVKLINKMLDLVGKFDAEGSVVGQIYLVTNVITKKIFTVNIVGKQCTCLQWQLRGFPCQHVVCALKLLRPNWKETTYADVVKPLEDITEWVWEDQPTMDVNIKPPPYQRKTGRPSKKRKRSYDEPETVVKKKKCGKCGSTAGHNKRTCTGGDVGKNQTGFKPSTEYDAANCTFTSRDQPESSYARGKAKANTSRGTSSFIGDSSAGPSTHGRPPAGPGTNQDNQNFSQIFAGIGYAGVGWLGFFVALHTDSGLDIYMYQKSVLF